One Bacteroidota bacterium genomic window carries:
- a CDS encoding DUF4433 domain-containing protein has product MHVKSIKDFRSFYKEKIKQIQGDNRDEHFVGHSTEQSGEKIFGFFELFHGDKEDINKFIKPFLDLAPDSQAVYEFLQNAYDAEAQIFAFLFNEDYLFVFNNGKKFSFEGIRSILNIGQSTKESKSNVGKFGIGFKIVHRLLGESDGQKELNNYSGPVVFSWNKLDDLKELASFHDNLNVSISTPNFTKSDPGKEYIETDNNPWLFKILLTNFPLGYQEEFRDLEYKMRERIFSEEELIQLSRLTNTYIFESNKFDNSKLEEGTIVFLKLGPKKTKSILNDIATSTILSSLNFLNASQTGHKILEKIYLHSLDIVQSTSKYNTKVFQITSVEAEYETVLADANEADKPELIELMLQYSTDVKDVSLKSEPNLYLYFPMNEEHLQLNFVVHCNVFHNQSSRTGLDSDSPRNRKILRIFCEKLVNYLETLKSNDKQEYNKIFCAIIQSDKVESENKKWAVDLLYTPLLSYCKSNIPSSNGFYFSKDKIRVKITKLNINPSDFGVTSFEWFFFEDLELVSQARDLKKLGVSNAGLSDLLSVTDDITQVNDWLLNHKEQLQVFCDELNDKQINKFDSNRSTTSLFRNLSNIKFLLFSDGHLYSVVDIQTNQKLLPLTEKYIHVNEVFKKLGYLTCIIDTSKIRNIHSFLGDLFPHLKDTNEFLNTLTSRINGATESLTQAEVRILLEYFNNISAPIFTKLVLSEENGLYKVKAKTNNCLQIFISDKLPFLKNLVKDKHLNKYVPLIAEFEEFITNKTDLLNGNSLYEAILNEPIEHASLLDVILEADSKDIQKRYLKMVDKYFIQCETTYDQNSYEHKILELAISLGVYNIKEKIIIRMKDGTTIALKNISCHNRVFFNFGEENTTEYELILSRILPEYSGSAEIVEDIVKSFPDLQEKILLSELFKVGVEKPKEEIIGEMGLDLNDPHQLAFLILYLSTNRDSTIDVSKYSFINYLGVKTNFNKKGKYFSNFHSFIDPNYILDESYTEINALLKIDYQKPVFTSASFPVVMKPILENGEYKCFPVKKDLKNDSLAQQDLFQALFEEFSSRADSTEKITFEETTHNVNSTEKIKYLNAVKMDFLGFEPEKTVFPSDYAIEIEILPDWVLSWLNDGDKKQKLRYLEVLGVNMDSSDLVSLRKMLLFGDPHISNDIVAGLRELKKGYLGRSMLYALTRKIDFYSGTSNLECLRMIYQVCEPQENVPCIFINDVDESGKIHYEIKESFKDHKIWHINPDESEDILTNLKPIHQIIKNRNELLCDFRVIPENYSHFLGSHGIEYQITFEIPTENKEYDKDYYKIWKKETAPFFTIYECNSHSRKNITNHYSFGDQRIFAREESTIKIIGETREIFFVPQTERTVEDLLKGIIGEGGFTQEHLDLLAKFKENEPEEIKKLYDKEFDNLVDFSVEDIIKVNNTYFITGENKTFDEKLLELINAQTSPWKGYIYHFTHLENAIKIIKMSKIKSRNSADFLDSAGSSFIQATQNRIKDFARFYFRPKTPTQYYNEHLGKTTKLGDLPQCPVPIFFRFKMEQVLKTHQNICYVSNGNLRHYPTTQFGNTYEFLKQFNFKNLYSNINDCDLYEFLNASQQEFVIEGELDFSLIEDYDIICPDEHSKMSLLALIGDFVVDFNKIKVDSSYYYLENPKVFINTMEDKITIAIPEKVSSGTLLAETKILVKNSSITHYIETDKRVRITSPTNATLKIFYQGLNNQQQWLVFARGEQITGGDSLSTSSTDTKNLIALVLGIDVRFPGYYNTNIRHYTLQQHTELVLHEFEKYFGNLRIVGAMERETFSLFLVLHDIGKAPAHIAGNKEDQYKHSKMLLSEVRSKLPISDSEYSIFLALIKDDPLGKYFQGKYSLDTAKSVILETRDKFSLDLAEYFEKLTIYYQVDAGSYTEDAGGISYLEHVFQYFGGSKVRHSEESRLIFSSKYEMMYIKLKRAIFE; this is encoded by the coding sequence ATGCATGTTAAATCGATAAAAGATTTTAGATCATTTTATAAAGAAAAGATTAAACAAATTCAGGGAGATAATCGCGATGAACATTTTGTCGGGCACTCCACTGAGCAGTCAGGTGAAAAAATTTTCGGTTTCTTTGAATTGTTTCATGGCGACAAAGAGGATATAAATAAGTTTATCAAACCTTTTTTGGATCTAGCGCCCGATAGCCAAGCTGTTTATGAATTCCTACAAAATGCCTATGATGCAGAGGCGCAAATATTCGCATTTCTTTTTAATGAAGATTACCTGTTTGTTTTTAATAATGGCAAGAAATTTTCTTTTGAAGGCATTAGATCAATACTCAACATTGGACAATCAACCAAGGAGTCCAAGAGTAATGTCGGCAAGTTTGGAATTGGATTTAAAATTGTTCATAGATTGCTAGGGGAGTCAGATGGACAAAAGGAATTAAATAATTACTCTGGACCGGTTGTTTTTTCCTGGAATAAACTCGATGATCTCAAAGAACTTGCATCTTTTCATGACAACTTAAATGTTTCAATATCTACTCCCAATTTCACGAAAAGCGACCCAGGCAAAGAATATATTGAGACAGATAATAATCCTTGGCTTTTCAAGATACTATTAACAAACTTCCCTCTTGGATATCAGGAAGAATTCAGGGATTTAGAGTACAAAATGAGAGAGCGAATATTTTCAGAAGAAGAGCTCATTCAACTCTCCCGTCTAACCAACACATATATTTTTGAATCCAATAAATTCGATAATTCCAAGTTGGAAGAAGGCACGATAGTCTTTCTTAAATTGGGGCCAAAGAAAACAAAAAGTATTCTCAATGATATTGCCACATCAACAATTTTAAGTTCATTGAATTTCCTAAATGCTTCTCAAACTGGTCACAAAATTTTAGAGAAGATATATCTTCATTCGCTCGATATTGTACAATCAACTTCAAAATACAACACAAAAGTCTTTCAGATTACAAGCGTAGAAGCTGAATACGAAACTGTATTGGCAGATGCGAATGAAGCTGATAAACCTGAGTTAATCGAGCTAATGCTTCAATATTCTACTGATGTGAAAGATGTTTCTTTGAAATCTGAGCCTAACTTGTATCTATATTTTCCGATGAATGAAGAACACCTTCAGTTAAACTTTGTTGTTCACTGTAATGTATTTCATAATCAGAGCTCCCGAACTGGACTTGATTCAGATAGTCCTCGTAACAGGAAGATACTTAGAATCTTTTGTGAAAAGCTGGTTAACTATCTTGAGACTTTAAAATCTAATGACAAACAGGAGTATAATAAGATTTTTTGTGCCATAATTCAATCTGATAAAGTTGAATCTGAAAATAAAAAATGGGCCGTCGATCTCTTATACACTCCACTATTATCTTATTGCAAAAGCAATATCCCATCATCGAATGGCTTCTATTTCTCAAAAGATAAAATAAGAGTTAAAATCACAAAGTTAAATATTAATCCCTCCGATTTTGGAGTGACAAGTTTTGAATGGTTCTTTTTCGAGGATCTTGAATTAGTTAGTCAAGCGAGGGATCTAAAAAAATTGGGTGTATCAAATGCCGGGCTATCAGATCTTTTATCAGTGACAGACGATATTACACAAGTTAATGATTGGCTTCTCAATCATAAAGAGCAGTTGCAAGTATTTTGCGACGAATTAAATGATAAACAAATAAATAAATTCGATTCAAATCGATCAACCACATCATTATTCAGAAATTTATCTAATATCAAATTTTTATTATTTTCGGATGGACATCTATACTCGGTTGTTGATATACAAACGAATCAGAAACTGTTGCCCCTGACTGAAAAATACATTCATGTTAATGAGGTGTTTAAGAAATTAGGGTATCTCACTTGTATAATAGATACATCAAAGATCAGGAATATACATTCATTTTTGGGTGATTTATTCCCTCACCTTAAAGATACGAACGAGTTCCTTAATACCCTCACTTCAAGAATCAATGGTGCAACAGAAAGTTTAACACAAGCCGAGGTGAGAATTTTGTTGGAATACTTTAATAACATCTCCGCTCCCATATTTACAAAACTGGTGCTGTCCGAAGAAAATGGACTGTATAAGGTTAAAGCCAAAACAAATAATTGTCTCCAAATATTTATCTCAGACAAGTTGCCTTTTCTGAAAAATCTTGTAAAAGATAAACACTTAAACAAATATGTACCTTTAATAGCTGAATTTGAAGAATTTATTACGAATAAAACAGACTTACTTAATGGTAATAGCTTGTATGAAGCTATATTAAATGAACCAATTGAGCATGCATCGTTATTAGATGTTATTTTGGAGGCGGATAGTAAAGATATTCAAAAACGGTATCTTAAAATGGTTGATAAATACTTCATCCAGTGTGAAACCACCTATGATCAGAATTCTTATGAGCACAAGATATTAGAATTAGCCATCTCCTTGGGAGTGTACAATATCAAAGAGAAAATTATTATCAGGATGAAAGATGGTACTACGATAGCACTTAAGAACATTTCTTGTCATAACAGAGTGTTTTTCAATTTCGGAGAAGAAAATACAACAGAATATGAGTTAATTCTTTCGAGGATCCTTCCGGAGTATTCTGGGTCAGCTGAAATTGTCGAAGATATTGTAAAATCTTTCCCCGACCTTCAAGAAAAAATATTGCTCTCAGAATTGTTTAAAGTTGGTGTAGAAAAGCCAAAAGAAGAGATAATTGGAGAAATGGGCTTAGATCTCAATGATCCACATCAATTAGCTTTTTTAATTTTATATTTAAGTACAAATCGCGATTCTACGATTGATGTATCAAAATATTCATTTATCAATTATTTAGGTGTTAAGACAAACTTCAACAAGAAGGGGAAATATTTCTCCAATTTTCATTCATTTATTGATCCCAACTATATTTTAGATGAATCTTATACGGAAATAAATGCTCTCCTAAAAATTGATTACCAAAAGCCTGTTTTTACAAGTGCATCATTTCCCGTAGTAATGAAGCCAATCTTGGAAAATGGCGAGTATAAATGCTTCCCGGTAAAGAAAGACTTAAAAAATGATTCGTTAGCTCAACAAGATTTGTTTCAAGCATTATTTGAAGAGTTTAGTAGCAGAGCTGATAGCACAGAAAAGATAACTTTCGAAGAGACCACACATAATGTGAATTCGACTGAGAAAATTAAATATCTTAATGCTGTGAAGATGGATTTTTTAGGCTTTGAACCCGAAAAAACTGTTTTTCCCTCTGATTATGCGATAGAGATAGAGATTCTTCCCGATTGGGTACTCTCTTGGCTCAACGATGGTGACAAAAAACAGAAACTTAGGTACCTTGAAGTTCTAGGTGTGAATATGGATTCATCTGATTTAGTCTCTTTAAGGAAGATGCTGTTGTTTGGAGATCCACATATTTCTAATGATATTGTAGCTGGATTACGAGAGTTGAAAAAAGGTTATCTGGGAAGAAGTATGTTATATGCCTTGACAAGGAAAATTGACTTTTACTCAGGTACCTCCAATCTTGAGTGTCTAAGAATGATTTATCAGGTATGCGAACCACAAGAAAATGTACCTTGCATTTTTATTAATGATGTAGATGAGTCGGGTAAAATACATTACGAAATTAAGGAATCCTTTAAAGACCATAAAATTTGGCACATTAATCCAGATGAATCAGAAGATATACTCACTAACCTAAAGCCAATTCATCAGATTATTAAGAATCGAAATGAATTGTTGTGTGATTTCCGGGTAATACCAGAGAATTACAGTCACTTCCTTGGCTCACACGGAATTGAATATCAGATTACTTTTGAGATACCCACTGAAAATAAAGAATATGATAAAGACTACTATAAAATATGGAAAAAAGAAACAGCACCCTTTTTCACTATTTACGAATGCAACAGCCACTCTCGAAAAAATATTACCAATCATTATTCTTTTGGCGATCAACGAATATTTGCACGAGAAGAAAGCACGATAAAAATAATTGGTGAAACTCGCGAGATATTCTTTGTACCACAAACTGAACGGACAGTTGAAGACCTACTGAAAGGTATCATAGGAGAGGGGGGATTTACTCAAGAGCATTTAGATTTACTTGCCAAATTTAAGGAAAATGAACCTGAAGAGATCAAAAAATTGTATGACAAGGAATTTGACAACTTAGTTGATTTTTCTGTTGAAGACATCATTAAAGTGAACAATACATACTTTATAACTGGAGAAAATAAGACATTCGATGAAAAGCTGTTAGAACTTATCAACGCACAGACTTCACCTTGGAAAGGATACATTTATCATTTTACTCATTTGGAAAATGCTATAAAAATTATCAAAATGAGTAAAATCAAATCCAGAAATTCCGCAGATTTTCTAGATTCCGCAGGTTCTTCTTTTATACAAGCCACTCAAAATCGCATTAAGGATTTTGCCCGTTTCTATTTTAGACCCAAAACCCCTACACAATATTATAATGAACATTTGGGTAAAACTACTAAGTTAGGAGATCTGCCACAATGTCCGGTTCCGATCTTCTTCCGGTTTAAAATGGAGCAAGTACTAAAAACCCATCAGAATATTTGTTATGTAAGTAACGGTAATCTTAGACATTACCCTACTACGCAATTCGGTAACACTTATGAATTCCTCAAGCAGTTTAACTTTAAGAACCTGTATTCGAATATTAATGATTGTGATTTATACGAATTTCTAAACGCATCTCAGCAGGAATTCGTAATCGAAGGAGAGTTGGATTTTTCTTTGATTGAAGATTATGATATTATTTGCCCTGATGAGCACAGTAAAATGTCGTTGTTAGCTTTAATTGGGGATTTTGTTGTAGATTTTAATAAAATAAAAGTTGATAGTTCTTATTACTACCTAGAGAATCCGAAGGTATTTATAAATACGATGGAAGATAAAATTACCATTGCCATTCCAGAGAAGGTAAGTTCAGGAACATTGCTTGCAGAAACCAAAATATTGGTCAAAAATAGCTCAATTACACATTATATTGAAACAGACAAGCGTGTTAGAATTACATCTCCAACTAATGCCACACTCAAAATATTTTACCAAGGACTAAACAATCAGCAGCAATGGTTAGTATTTGCACGGGGAGAGCAAATCACTGGTGGTGATTCTCTTTCAACTAGTTCAACAGATACTAAAAATCTAATTGCTCTGGTCTTAGGAATTGATGTCCGTTTCCCGGGATACTACAATACTAACATCAGGCACTATACCCTCCAACAACATACTGAGTTAGTTCTTCACGAATTTGAAAAGTACTTTGGGAATCTTAGAATTGTTGGGGCGATGGAAAGAGAGACATTTAGCCTGTTTTTAGTACTTCATGATATCGGTAAGGCTCCTGCACATATCGCAGGTAATAAAGAGGATCAATATAAGCACTCAAAGATGCTACTTTCAGAAGTTCGATCTAAACTCCCAATTAGCGATTCGGAGTACTCTATCTTTTTAGCACTGATTAAAGATGATCCCCTTGGAAAATATTTTCAAGGTAAATATTCTTTGGATACAGCAAAAAGTGTAATATTAGAAACAAGAGATAAGTTCAGCCTGGATTTAGCTGAATATTTTGAAAAACTTACGATCTATTATCAGGTAGATGCAGGTAGTTATACCGAAGATGCAGGAGGAATAAGCTATCTAGAGCATGTTTTTCAATATTTCGGTGGCAGTAAAGTCCGACATTCTGAAGAATCACGATTGATTTTTTCGAGCAAATATGAAATGATGTACATAAAATTAAAACGAGCAATTTTTGAATGA
- a CDS encoding ATP-binding protein, whose product MKQKFSDKIKEYHFEFRHVTVLFIILFSFQLIVSFINKSSIKNFLDTTQDWYQKESAEEIANLTATAIELAVESVNPATNLEPERERQVIQSFDIIFSQQQLTHNVDKLFLIVHDGSEIYSINDGKTLYSALIEKKFPSKVSTADNGVISLYKSVEGELKATERIKSVIPDKQTFHIFVPFVIRGEFIGAIYMLISPDFSTISDQVISSYDETSVIYLSLITLGLLAMYFISSYTVKERDETQNLLFEEHEKNLKKQINYENELIFTKRIYHTHHKAEKIMGFIKEDLRKLEAGNSDEIKYRVTKYSNFVSRVIYDMKWYEPPIQTIRNQIFRTNLNEVVTFIVDNIFRRTSTESDAFKIICELEQNLPVVNVNEFVVWEIVEPLIQNSIDHGSESGLVITVQTIHDEQGKCSRLIIRDNGKGIDPHLLELNENGLKMIFVENTTTKSQGLRNSGYGCYIAWEMTRRCGWELDAENLPERGCKFTITIKH is encoded by the coding sequence ATGAAACAGAAGTTTTCTGACAAGATAAAAGAGTATCACTTCGAGTTCAGGCATGTCACCGTCCTTTTTATAATACTCTTCTCTTTTCAGTTGATAGTTTCCTTTATCAACAAGTCCTCCATTAAGAATTTTTTGGATACCACCCAGGACTGGTACCAGAAAGAGTCGGCTGAAGAGATAGCCAATCTGACCGCCACAGCAATAGAACTCGCTGTTGAATCCGTGAATCCGGCAACGAACCTCGAACCCGAACGGGAGAGGCAGGTGATACAGTCGTTCGATATCATATTCAGTCAGCAACAGCTCACTCATAATGTCGACAAACTTTTCCTGATCGTGCACGATGGCAGTGAAATATACAGCATCAACGACGGGAAAACCCTCTATTCAGCGCTTATTGAAAAGAAATTTCCGTCAAAGGTATCAACCGCAGACAACGGAGTGATAAGTCTGTACAAGTCTGTCGAGGGGGAACTCAAGGCAACCGAGAGGATAAAAAGTGTAATACCGGACAAACAAACCTTCCATATATTCGTCCCGTTTGTGATCAGGGGTGAGTTCATTGGCGCCATCTATATGCTGATTTCACCTGATTTCAGTACAATCAGTGATCAGGTTATCAGCAGTTATGATGAAACTTCTGTTATATACCTTTCTTTGATTACGCTGGGTCTGCTGGCAATGTATTTTATCTCTTCCTATACTGTAAAGGAGAGGGATGAAACACAAAACCTCCTTTTTGAAGAGCATGAAAAGAATCTGAAAAAGCAGATAAACTATGAGAACGAACTGATTTTTACCAAAAGGATATATCATACCCACCACAAAGCCGAAAAAATAATGGGATTCATCAAGGAGGACCTTCGGAAACTCGAGGCAGGGAACAGCGATGAAATAAAATACAGGGTAACCAAATATTCCAATTTCGTATCGCGTGTAATCTATGACATGAAGTGGTACGAACCCCCGATCCAGACGATCAGGAATCAGATTTTCAGAACAAACCTAAACGAAGTGGTCACATTCATCGTGGATAACATCTTCCGCAGAACTTCCACAGAATCGGATGCATTTAAGATAATTTGCGAGTTGGAACAAAATTTGCCTGTAGTTAATGTAAACGAGTTCGTCGTCTGGGAAATTGTTGAGCCATTGATACAAAACAGCATTGATCACGGTTCTGAATCGGGACTTGTCATTACGGTTCAGACTATCCACGACGAACAGGGAAAGTGTTCCAGACTGATTATTCGCGACAACGGGAAAGGAATTGATCCTCATCTTCTCGAATTGAATGAGAACGGATTAAAGATGATTTTTGTGGAAAATACCACAACAAAATCCCAGGGATTGAGAAACTCTGGATATGGCTGCTATATCGCCTGGGAAATGACAAGGCGTTGCGGGTGGGAACTCGATGCCGAGAACCTTCCTGAAAGAGGATGCAAATTTACAATTACAATAAAACACTGA
- a CDS encoding sigma-54 dependent transcriptional regulator, protein MIFQDKNISILLIEDEEFDVRRVKKTVQPFSDKMEIVHYVSNGKAALEYLETNKGKIDIVIMDYQISGGLMGEELIHKIKTVDQSIQIIVITKMTINLTDYHFANKLIKAGAFWYCTKYPGDIDDYIYQPTDFILSIFNAHEKSWLERERMRSLQKIKRNVEDILHQRRIIGDSPLMTSLKEDILRLAKSNINILIKGASGTGKELVAHNIHYRSDRKYENFVVVNCGSLPEQLVESELFGYEKGAFTGADKKKPGLFEIANHGTIFLDEITELPLNAQVKLLRVIQEGEIEKIGRTETVKVDVRVIAATNRNIEQEVRDRRFREDLYYRLNVLPVIVPDLKKRVEDIPLLIHHFLHNNSVDMGREKPHIPSETMQIFTRYEWPGNVRELKNVVQRVLFSSDKVISPIEATKALGMMFDVLPDNDTLKDLFNAEKILDLKDAERIFRERYFNFVRIHSVSDSDAAKKMGLAPPNYYRMMKELGLK, encoded by the coding sequence ATGATTTTTCAAGATAAAAATATAAGTATCCTTCTGATTGAGGATGAAGAATTCGATGTAAGAAGGGTGAAAAAGACCGTCCAGCCCTTCTCTGACAAGATGGAGATTGTTCATTATGTCTCGAACGGAAAAGCGGCACTTGAGTACCTTGAGACAAATAAAGGGAAGATCGATATCGTAATCATGGACTACCAGATTTCCGGGGGACTGATGGGTGAGGAACTGATTCATAAGATCAAGACCGTTGATCAGTCGATCCAGATTATTGTTATTACCAAAATGACAATAAATCTTACAGATTATCACTTTGCCAATAAACTTATCAAGGCAGGGGCGTTCTGGTATTGTACCAAATATCCCGGTGACATCGATGATTACATCTACCAACCGACCGATTTCATTCTGAGTATCTTTAATGCTCATGAAAAAAGCTGGCTCGAGAGGGAAAGGATGCGATCCCTGCAAAAAATCAAGCGAAATGTGGAAGATATTCTTCATCAGCGGAGGATAATCGGCGACTCCCCGTTGATGACATCGCTCAAGGAAGACATTTTGAGGCTGGCTAAAAGCAACATTAACATCCTGATAAAGGGTGCTTCGGGGACGGGAAAAGAACTTGTTGCCCACAACATTCATTACCGAAGTGACAGAAAATATGAGAATTTTGTCGTGGTCAACTGCGGAAGTCTTCCCGAACAGCTCGTTGAAAGTGAGCTTTTTGGCTACGAAAAAGGGGCTTTTACAGGAGCCGACAAGAAAAAACCGGGACTTTTTGAGATCGCAAACCACGGAACGATCTTCCTTGATGAAATAACCGAACTTCCTCTTAACGCCCAGGTAAAACTCCTCAGGGTGATTCAGGAAGGTGAGATAGAAAAGATTGGCAGGACCGAGACAGTAAAAGTTGATGTCAGGGTGATAGCCGCTACGAACAGGAACATCGAACAGGAGGTAAGGGACAGAAGGTTCAGGGAAGACCTCTACTACAGATTGAATGTTCTCCCTGTTATTGTTCCCGACTTAAAAAAGAGAGTGGAAGACATCCCATTGTTAATCCATCATTTCCTCCACAACAACAGCGTGGATATGGGGAGGGAGAAGCCCCACATCCCGTCTGAAACCATGCAAATATTCACCCGGTATGAGTGGCCCGGTAATGTGAGGGAACTAAAAAATGTGGTTCAGAGGGTACTCTTCAGTTCTGACAAGGTTATTTCGCCGATCGAAGCCACAAAGGCTCTCGGGATGATGTTTGATGTTCTCCCGGATAACGACACCTTAAAGGATCTTTTCAATGCGGAGAAAATCCTCGATCTGAAGGACGCTGAAAGGATATTCAGAGAGCGGTACTTTAATTTTGTCAGGATTCATTCGGTCTCCGACTCGGATGCTGCAAAGAAGATGGGACTTGCCCCTCCCAATTACTACAGGATGATGAAGGAGCTGGGATTGAAGTAA
- a CDS encoding extracellular solute-binding protein: protein MNLEKIFYIVASTVLVTVFVLIVFIFSPVSYDENLKKSEKVIYYADNISPALHKIINKFNAEYRGRIRVETIDLSFDKFSTNERKELLARYLRSKSSRIDLFSVDIIWVPRFSRWALPLNRLLDSNLVDNIMPHFLPTSYTNDSLVAIPLYFDIALMFYRDDLLKKVPGYEVFEKELAGSITWERFTELKSLVDAANNRKNKPFYIFQADEYEGLMCSFVEVMTNMNNQISLKNDNISKNDKVAGEAVQFLVDLVHKSKISPVDVTGLKENQSYQYYFDNEGFALRGWPGFLSPSTAALKEEYRSKMKAVPLPHISGSKPAYVFGGWNLMISKFSDNIPEVVRFVNYLLSDENQKFHYEEGNVLPVKRSVYEDAEFTAQHPELTFYARLFESGVHRPIFEDYTGLSDIIVKHLNDAIKNNKSGDATVTAIKKDLKLK from the coding sequence ATGAATCTCGAAAAGATCTTTTATATCGTGGCGAGTACAGTTCTCGTAACGGTTTTTGTCCTTATTGTCTTTATATTTTCTCCGGTCTCTTATGATGAAAATCTCAAGAAATCGGAGAAGGTAATCTATTACGCAGACAACATTTCTCCGGCGCTTCACAAGATCATAAATAAATTTAACGCTGAATACCGAGGCAGAATCAGGGTTGAGACGATCGACCTCTCTTTCGATAAATTCAGCACGAACGAGAGAAAAGAACTTTTAGCGAGATATCTAAGAAGCAAGAGCAGCAGGATAGACCTTTTTAGTGTAGATATCATCTGGGTTCCGAGATTCTCAAGGTGGGCTTTGCCGTTAAACAGATTGCTGGATTCCAATCTTGTTGACAACATCATGCCCCATTTCCTGCCAACAAGTTACACCAACGATTCACTTGTAGCAATTCCTCTCTATTTTGATATCGCTTTAATGTTTTACAGGGATGATCTTCTGAAGAAAGTTCCGGGTTATGAAGTGTTTGAAAAGGAGCTTGCCGGGTCGATCACATGGGAGAGATTCACGGAACTAAAAAGTCTGGTTGATGCTGCAAATAACAGGAAAAACAAACCGTTTTACATTTTTCAGGCAGATGAATATGAAGGGCTTATGTGCAGCTTCGTGGAAGTGATGACAAATATGAACAACCAGATCAGTCTGAAAAACGACAATATCAGCAAGAATGACAAGGTTGCCGGAGAGGCGGTTCAGTTCCTGGTTGATCTTGTTCACAAATCAAAAATTTCACCCGTTGATGTTACTGGTTTAAAAGAAAACCAAAGCTACCAGTATTATTTCGACAATGAAGGGTTTGCCCTCAGGGGCTGGCCCGGTTTTCTGAGCCCTTCGACCGCTGCACTGAAGGAGGAATACCGGAGTAAAATGAAGGCTGTGCCACTCCCACACATTTCGGGTAGTAAACCAGCGTATGTTTTTGGGGGCTGGAATCTGATGATCTCCAAATTTTCTGATAACATCCCAGAGGTCGTCAGGTTTGTCAATTATCTCCTTTCTGATGAAAATCAAAAATTTCATTATGAGGAAGGAAATGTGCTGCCCGTGAAGAGGTCGGTTTATGAAGACGCAGAATTTACAGCACAACATCCGGAACTGACATTTTACGCCAGATTATTTGAATCGGGTGTACACAGACCGATATTTGAAGATTACACCGGTTTGTCAGACATTATTGTTAAACACCTTAACGATGCCATTAAAAACAATAAAAGCGGAGATGCAACAGTCACTGCGATTAAAAAAGATCTGAAATTAAAATGA